Below is a genomic region from Xylophilus sp. GW821-FHT01B05.
TGTCGTAGAGCGTGCTGCCCTCGTCGGCCACCAGGCGGCGGGTGCGCGGGCTGTCGCGGCCGGTGTACCAGCCGAGCGGGCGGGTGCCTGTCATCTTCTGGATCGTGTCCAGGCCCAGCAGCAAATGTTGTCGCTCAGTGGCCTCATCCACGCCCTGGTAGTGGATCCAGCGCCAGCCGTGGCAGGCGATCTCGTGGCCCAGCTCGACAAAGGCCTGCGTCAGCTCAGGGTGCCGCTGCAGCGCCATGCCTACGCCAAACACGGTCAGCGGCAGGCCGCGCTTCTCAAACTCGCGCAGGATGCGCCAGACGCCCACGCGCGAGCCGTATTCGTAGATGCCTTCCATGCTCAGGTGCCGGTCGGGAAAGCTGGGCGGGTTGGCCATCTCCGACAGGAATTGTTCTGAGCCGGCGTCGCCATGCAGCGTGGCGTTCTCGCCGCCTTCCTCGTAGTTGAGGACAAACTGCACCGCAATGCGCGCCTGGCCAGGCCACTGCGCCTGCGGCGGGTTGCGGCCGTAGCCGACCAGGTCGCGTGGGTAGGGAAGGGTGGAGTCGTAGACGGTCATGGTGGAAGGGCGTGGGGAGTTATGCCAAGGCTTTTGCCAAATCATTGCTGGGCAGCTTGCGGTCGAACACCAGGCTTTGCTCGACGTGCAGCAGGTGCTCGTCCATGAGCTGCACCGCAAGGTCTTCGTCGCGCGCGGCCAGCGCCTTGACGATCTCGGCGTGCTCGGCGTAAGAGTGCGCGGCGGCGCTGGAGGACTGGTACATCAGCGTGATCAGCGCGCAGCGCGAGATCAAATCGCCCAGTAGCTGGGCCAGCACCTCGTTGCCCATCAGCTCGGCCATGCGCACATGGAAGTCGCCCAGCAACTCGGTGCGGCCAGAGACATCTTCGCGGTCCACCGCGGCCTTCTCCAGCGCCACATGGGCGCGCAAGGCCTTGAGCCGCGCGGGCGTCACGCCGCGCACAAATTCGCGTGCCATGCCGGCCTCGACCATGCGGCGCACGGCGAACACCTGGCGCGCCTCATCGGCCGAGGGCGCGGCCACGAAGGCGCCGCGCGCGGGCTCGAGCGTGACCAGCCGGTTTTGCGACAACTGGAACAGCGCCTGCCGCACCAGTGTGCGCGAGACGCCAAAGTGATCCGCCAGCTTCTGCTCCGCCAGCTTGGTGCCCGGGTGCAGCCGGTGCTCGACGATGGCCCGGGTCAGGGCGTCGACGATGGTGCTGGTGGAAGAGGTCTCCATGGCGGAAATGATAGTGGCAGCGGCAGAAAGTGTATACACTTTTGGTTCACCAAATTGCGCTGCAAAGCCGTCCACCTCTCCGCCAAGGAACCGCCATGGGCCTCAGCACCCACGTCCTCGACACCATGCACGGCTGCCCCGCGGCCGGCATGGCCGTTGCGCTCTACACCACCGAGGGCGACAGCGCCACGCTGGTCAAGCGCCTGGTCCTCAACAAGGACGGCCGCACCGATGGCCCGCTCTACAGCGACGGCGATCTGCGCGCCGGCACCTACCGCCTGGAGTTCGACGTAGAGGCCTACTTTGCCGCGCGCGGTGTGGCGCTGCCGCAGCCCAACTTCCTGGGCAAGGTGAAGCTCGACTTTGGCGTGGCCGACACGCGGCAGCACTACCACGTGCCGCTGCTGGTGAGCCCGTGGAGCTACTCGACTTACCGCGGCTCCTGAGCTACTCCTGACCTTCGGTCAGGGTGTCTAGCTGGAAGCGGCCGCTCTTGTCCCACAACCAGGTATCGGTGTAGACCACCTTGCCCAGGCGTGCCGGCACCGGGAAGGGCGAGGCCTGGCGCACGGTGCGCTCGATCTCGGCCACCACCTCGGGTGCGTGGCGTGGGGCGCGCATCCAGTCCAGGCGGGTGACGCGGCCATTGGCATCCAGGTAGATCTGTAGCGTGCCGATGGCATAGAGCAGCGGCGGCAGCCGGCCCGGGTAGATGCGATGGGCATTGAGGGCGTAGATGTGCGCGGCGCCGTCCTGCCGGTAGGCACGCGGCGTGCTGGCGTTGGAGGCGGGAGCCGGGCCTTGGCTGATGGGCGCAGGGCCGCCGGTGGTCGGCTGTGCGCCGGGTTCGCCGGGGGCTTCGCGGCGCGGGGCGCAGGCGGCGACAAGGGCTGCCACGGCGCTGGACATCATGGCCAGCAGCCAGGGACGGCGGGATGCTTTGGGAGGCATGGGGCGAGGGCCTTCGGATCAGAATGCAGACAGAGGAAACACGCTTGGACACATTGCAACGGATGCTCGAACAGTTGGCCCAAGAGCCCGCCGTGCTGGTGCGCGTGGAGTCTACCCAAGGCTCGGTGCCGCGCGAGGCCGGCACCTGGATGGCTGTGTTTGCAGACAGCCTGGTCGGCACCATAGGCGGCGGCCGGCTTGAATTTGATGCCATCGATGAAGCGCGCGCGCGCCTAGCCACAGCGCAGCCGGCCGAATCGCGCCGCTACGCGCTGGGCCCGAGCCTGGGCCAGTGCTGCGGCGGCGTGGTGCATCTGCGCTACCAGCGTGTGGCCGCGCCTGATGTGCCGGCACTGCGCCAGCAACTGCGCGCGCCGCAGCACCCGCTGGCGCTGTTTGGCGGTGGCCATGTGGGCGCGGCGCTGACCCGCGTGCTGGCGCCGCTGCCCTTTGCCCTGACCTGGATAGACAGCCGAGACGGCATCTTTCCCACCGATACGCCCGAGGACGTGGCCTGCGAACACTCCGACCCGGTGCAGGCCGCCGTGCCCGGCCTGGCCGCCGGATCGCACGTGCTGGTGATGAGCTTCAGCCACGCCGAGGATCTGGACATCGTCGCGGCCTGCCTGCTGCGCCAGCGGGCGCTGGGCGACCTGCGCTTCATTGGCCTGATCGGCAGCAAGACCAAGTGGGCGACCTTTCGCCACCGGTTGGAGATGCGCGGCTTTACCGACGCCGAGCTGGCCCAGGTCACCTGCCCGATAGGCGTGCCGGGCATCCACGGCAAGGAGCCTGAAGTGATCGCGGTGGCGGTGGCGGCACAGTTATTGCAATTGGTTTCTACGTCAGGCGACGGTTAAGCAACAGCGCTTTAGCGGCGCCAGATTGCATACACTCGCGTGTACAGGTCGCAGCGGAGCAGGGGGCACATCAATGCCCCGGGTTCGCGGCCATTGCTGCTCAGAGCGCCCGCAGTGGTGAGCAGGCTCCTCAACGTGCCATGCCCTGCATGGCCAGAGAACATGGATAGCTATCTTCTCGACTGGGCCAACCTGCTGCTGCGCTGGGTCCATGTCATCACCGCCATTGCCTGGGTTGGCTCGTCCTTCTACTTCGTCTTTCTCGACAGCAGCCTCACGCCGCCCGAGGACCCGGAACTGAAGCGCCAGGGCGCCACCGGCGAGCTGTGGGCCGTGCACGGCGGCGGCTTCTATCACCCGGTCAAGTTTGCGGTAAAGCCGCCGCAGTTGCCGCCGCACCTGCACTGGTTCTTCTGGGAGAGCTACAGCACCTGGCTCACGGGCTTCTCGCTGTTCACCGTCAGCTACCTGTGGAACGCCAGCACCTACCTGATCGACAAGTCGCTGATGGACTGGCAGCCGGGCGCCGCCATCAGCGTGGCGCTTGCCTTCCTGGTGGTGTTCTGGATGCTGTACGACGGCATCTGCCAGCTGTTTGGCCACCGCAAGAACGGCGACAAGATCGTCGGCGCCCTGGTGGCGCTGCTGGTGTGCGCCGCTGCCTGGTTGGCCTGCCACTGGTTTGCCGGGCGCGCCGCCTTCCTGCTGGTGGGCGCCATGATCGCCACCAGCATGAGCGCCAACGTGTTCTTCTGGATCATCCCGGGCCAGAAGAAGGTGATTGCCGCAATCAAGGCCGGCCAGCCGGTAGACCCGGTGCACGGCCAGCGCGGCAAGCAGCGCAGCGTGCACAACACCTACTTCACGCTGCCGGTGCTGTTTGCCATGCTCAGCAACCACTACAGCTTTACCTACAGCCATCCGCAGAACTGGCTGGTGCTGATTTTGATGATGTTTGCGGGCGCGGCGATCCGCCAGTTCTTCGTCATGCGCCACGGCTGGAAGCTGGGCCGCAACCGCCATCCGCTGCCCTATGCACTGGTGGGCGTGGCGGTGATCGTGGGCACCATCGTCTGGATGAAACCGCCGCCGTCTGCTACGGTTTCAATAGCTGGTAGCCCAGGTGCAATAAGGGCTAAGCCCGTTTTTTATGCAGAAGTGCAGAGGGTGCTGGAGCAGCGCTGCTACCTGTGCCACGGCGCTGCCATGCAGATGAAGAACGTGCGCCTGGATTCGCCCGACCAGTTGAAGCTGCACGCCCCGGCGGTCTACCAGCAGGCGGTACTGACCAAGACCATGCCCATGAACAATGCCACGCACATCACGGACGAAGAACGGGCGCTGATAGGCCGCTGGTTTCTGGGTGGCGCCAACACGCAATGAGCACCCTGCTGGTCCGCAACGCCAGCTGCGTTGCCAGCATGGACGACGCCCGCCGCGAGTGGCGGGACGCCTCGGTCTTCATACGCGGCAACGTGGTGGAGGCGATCGGCCCCGCCGCCGATCTGCCGCAGAGCGCGGATGAGGTGATCGACGCGCGCGGCCACCTGGTGGTGCCGGGCCTGGTCAACACGCACCACCACATGTACCAGTCGCTCACGCGGGCGATTCCTGCGGTGCAGGATGCGGAGCTGTTCTCGTGGCTGCGCGGCCTGTACCCGATCTGGGCCGGGCTCACGCCTGAGATGGTGCGGGTATCGACCCAGGTGGCGATGGCCGAGCTGCTGCTGTCGGGCTGCACCACGAGTAGCGACCACCTCTACCTCTACCCCAACGGCGTGCGGCTGGACGACAGCATCGAGGCCGCAGCCGCCATCGGCATGCGCTTTACCGCCGCGCGCGGCAGCATGAGCGTGGGGCAGAGCCAGGGTGGCCTGCCGCCCGATGCGCTGGTCGAGGCGGAAGACGCCATTCTGCGCGACACGCAGCGCCTGATCGAGCAGCACCATAACGCCGCGCACGGCGCCATGCTGCAGATCGCAGTGGCGCCCTGCTCGCCCTTCAGCGTGAGCCGCGATTTGATGCGCGAATCCGCCGCGCTGGCGCGGGCCCACGGCGTGCGCCTGCACACGCACCTGGCCGAGAACGACCACGACATCGCCTACAGCCGCGAGAAGTTCAACCGCACCCCGGCCGAGTACGCCGAAGACCTGGGCTGGGTCGGCCGCGATGTCTGGCATGCGCACTGCGTCAAGCTCGATGAGGCCGGCATCCGCCTGTTTGCGCGCAGCAAAACCGGTGTTGCCCACTGCCCTTGCAGCAACATGCGCCTGGCCTCTGGCATTGCGCCGGTGCGGCGCATGCTGGATGCGGGCGTGCCGGTGGGCCTGGGCGTGGACGGCAGCGCCAGCAATGACGGCGCCCACATGCTGGGCGAGGCGCGCCAGGCCATGCTGCTGGCACGCGTGGGCCGTGCGCTGGAGCCCTTTGGCTGCGACCACGGCGCGGCCGAGATGACGGCACGCGATGCGCTGGCGCTGGCCACCCGTGGCGGCGCCGAGGTGCTGGGCCGCACTGACATCGGTCACCTCGCGCCCGGCATGTGCGCCGACCTGGCGCTGTTTGATTTGCGCACGCTGGCCTTTGCCGGCGGCGCGCTGCATGACCCGGTCGGCGCACTGCTGTTGTGCGCCAGCGCGCAGGCCGCGTGGACGGTGGTCAATGGCCGCGTCGTGGTACGCGAGGGCCAACTGGCCACGCTGGAGCTGGCGCCGTTGGTGCAGCGGCACAACGCGCTGGCGCTGCAGTTGGCCATGGGCTGAATGGGCTGAAGGCCGCAAGGGGCGCTGCCCCTGTAATCCGCTGCAATCGACCGGCGGAACGCAAATTCTTACAACGCACACAAAGTGCCACCAATGGCGGCGCATGCCTTGTGCTGCATGCCTAGTGTCGCGTCAAGCGTGAGGTGACGGATGGGTGCGAAGGCATCGGCGTGCAACGCAGCGATGCGCGGCGAGGGCAAGCGCACACCGGCAGATCATGCTTGACGCGACACTGGTGCCGCGCACAGATCCGCCACACGTTGCACGTGTCAAGACACCAGCCCAAGGAGCCTTCCCATGTCGCCTGTGTCCGAGCCCCGGTTCTCGACCTCTGCCGCTGGCGAGGCGGCATTGCGTGTGATTGGCCGCCGGGCAGACCAGCTCTTGCTGGCGGTGCTGGCGCTGGGCACCGGCGTGGCGTTGTGGCTGGGCCTGGTGTACGGCCGGCCGGGCACGGCCCTGGCCTGGGGGCTGCCGCTGTTGGGTGGCGCGCTGCTGGCCTACCTGCTGGCTGCGGGCCGGCTGTGGGCGCGCATGGCCATGGCGCTGGCCGGAGTCGGGCTGGTGGGGCTGCAGATCCAACTGGCCATGGGCGCGCTGGAGTATCACTTTGGCGTCTTCGTGCTGCTGGCCTTTCTGCTGGCCTACCGCGACTGGCGGCCCATCGTCTTTGCCGCTGCGCTGGTGGCGGTGCACCACATTGCGTTCGACCGGCTGCAACTGGCGGGCTTGCCCTTCTACTGCCTGAGTGAGCCGGACTTCGGCCGCATCCTGGTCCACGCCGCATTTGTCGTGGTGCAGACCGGGGTAGAGATCTTCATGGCGCAGCGCATGCGCGCCGACGCGCTGGAGTCGGCCGAGCTGCAAGCCCTGTGCGCGCTGGACGCCAGCGGCGAACTGTCTTTGGACGTGCATGCGGTGGCCGTGTGCAGCCCTTCTGGTGTGGCGCTGCGGCGCGCGCTACTGCAGCTGGATGCCGCAGTGGCGGCGGTGCACCAGGCGGCCGAGAGCGTGTCGGCCGCCACCTTGCAGATCGCCACAGGCAACCAGGACCTGAGCCGGCGCACCGAACGCACCGCCTCGCACCTGCAAGAGGCGGCGGCCTCGATGGAGCAGCTAGACGGCGCGGTGCAGCACAGTGCGCAAGAGGCCACCGTGGCGCGCGAGCTGGCCGCAGCGGCTTCGCAGATGGCCGGCCAGTGCGGCCAGGTGGTATCGCAGGTGGTGTCGACCATGGATGCCATCCACGACAGCGCGCAGCGCATTGCCGACATCGTCGGCGTGATCGATGGCATTGCTTTCCAGACCAACATCCTGGCGCTCAACGCCGCAGTCGAGGCGGCGCGCGCCGGCACACAGGGCCGCGGCTTTGCCGTGGTGGCGGCCGAGGTGCGCGCGCTGGCGCAGCGCAGCGCGCAGGCGGCACATGAGGTGCGCGGCCTGATAGCGGCATCGCTGGAGCGGGCCGACCGTGGCACGCAACTGGTGGCCGACGCCGGCCGCAGCATGGGCGAGGTCGTGGGCAGCGCGCAGCGCGTGTCCGAAATGGTGGGCGGCATCAGCCAGGCGGTGGCGGGGCAGTCGGGCGACATTGGCCGGGTCAGCCATTCGGTGCTGCAGCTCGACCGAATGACGCAGCAGAACGCCGCGCTGGTAGAGCAATCTGCCGCCGCTGCCGACAGCCTGACGCAGCAGGCTGCACGGCTGCTGCAGGTGGTGGGCAGCTTCAAGTTCCGCCACCTGGAAGAGGGCAATGCGGGCGGCAAGAGCGTGGCAGGGCGCGCGCCGGGGCTGGCTTTGCGCTGAACTAGACAAACTTGACGTCCAGGCCCGGGCCGCTGAACGTGAGTTGCATAAACACTTTGAACGCATCCACTGCGCCTGAGAGCGGACCCTTGATATCCCAGGCCAAGCCAATCTCGATCGATGGCAATCCGTCAATCAATGAGCGTGCCTCGATCCGCAGACCTTCGCAGGAAAACGGGCGATAAGTTACGTCCGACAGTATCGTCACGCCCATCCCTTGCGCGACCAAACTGCGTACCGCCTCAACCGAGCTGACACAGTAGCGAATGTTGGGCTCCAATCCGGCTTGCTTCCAGAACAAGAGGGTGTTGCGCGGGGTTTCATCGACATTGAAGAGCACGTAGGGCAGCTCACGGATGTCGCTCAAGGAAATATTGCGCTTGTTCAGTAGCGGGTGCGACGCGGGCAGCCACAACTGCCGGCGCGACCTCGTCAAGGGCACTGTGCCGAACGCACCTGGTTCATCAAGGTTAATGAGCCACAGCACGCCAATATCGACCTCGCCGCGCAATAGGGCGCTTTCCAGCGCCGGCCGTTCCAGCTCGATCACCTCCACTTCAATTTGCGGATAGGCGCGTGAGAACCGTGCAATGGCTGGCACCACATAGGAGCCAAGCATGGAAGGCGTGGCGCCCAGACGAACGCGGCCTGAAACGTCCTGGCGCATCAAGCCCGGGTCATGGATGGCCGAGTTGACTGCGGCCACTATGTTGTAGGCATGGTGCAGGAACTTCTGCCCGTCTACCGTGAGTGACACGCCCGAGGCGTGATGCCGCAAAAACAGCTTGAGACCCAGGCTGGATTCCAGCTCTTTGATGGCGGCGGTGATGGCCGTCTGGGTGACGTAGACCTTGGCGGCTGCCGCTGAGAACTGGCCCGTCTCGGCAGCCGCCAGAAAGTAGTGAACCTGCTTAAGGCTTATCTGCATGAATTATTTTTATCCAATAACTCACTATTTTGCATCCTGTCTACAGCCTGGTTCTCCATAAAATAAGCTTCGACAGAAAATTAGGCGGGTTATGGCGATGAATTGTATGAATAAAATTCAGCCAATGGGGCAAACCCGAAGTCAGAACATCACAAGGCCCCGCGCATGAAAGCAGTGCGCCATCGGAGCGCATGCAACTTTCCTGCCACCTGAGCCAGGCTGGAACCTGCGCCCGCGGCGACCTCGCCACAAGGAATCCCATGAACACCACCACTTCACCTGCGTTGCTGCAGCCGTCGCCCGACGTCCTGGCAATGATCGAGCGCCTGATTGCGTTCCCGACCGTCTCTCGCGACTCCAACCTCGGCCTGATCGAATGGATACGCGACTACCTGGCCGGCTTGGGCGTGCGCTCGCGGCTGACCTACGACGCCACCGGCAAGAAAGCCAATCTGTTTGCCACGCTCGGCGAAGGCAGCAAGCCTGGCTTGATCTTGTCCGGCCACACCGACGTGGTGCCTGTCGAAGGCCAGGCCTGGGACACGGATCCGTTCAAAGCCACCATCAAGGATGGCTTGCTGTACGGCCGCGGGTCTTGCGACATGAAGAGCTATATCGCTACGGCACTGGCACTGGCACCGAAGTTTTTGGCCGCCAAGATGGACGCGCCGCTGCACTTTGCCTTTTCGTATGACGAAGAGGTGGGTTGTATCGGCGTGCAGGGCCTGATCGCCGATCTGCAGGACCTGAACCTGAAGACGGCGGGCTGCATCGTGGGCGAGCCAACATCCATGCAGCCAGTCATTGCGCACAAGGGAACGCATCGCTTTCGCTGCTGCATCACCGGGCGTGAAGCGCATTCCAGCTACACCACTCTGGGGGTGAACGCGGTTGAATATGCGGCGCGCATCATCGTCTACATCCGTCAGATGGCGGACCGCTTCGCGCAGCTGGAAACGCGCGATTACGGCTTCACCGTGCCCTACACCACGATGCAAACCGGCCTGATCCGCGGTGGCCTGGCCGCCAATATCGTGCCGAAAGAGTGCAACTTCGAATTCGAGGCGCGCACCATGCCCGGCGTCGATGCCAATCACCTGTACCAGGAGGTCCAGGATTTCGCCGCCAGGCTGCTGCCTGAAATGCAGCTTGTAGAGCCGAACGCAAAGATCGCCTTCGAATGGCTGGCCTCCGCGCCTGGGCTGAGCACCAAAGAGCACGATGCGATTGCTCAGTTGGCCGCAGCCTTGTCGCGCACCAAGGCCACCGGAGCCGTGTCCTACGGCACCGAAGCAGGCCTGTTCCAGCGCGCCGGGATCCCGACCGTAGTTTGCGGCCCGGGCAGCATCGAGCAGGCACATCGACCGAATGAATTCGTGGCACTGGAGCAGGTGGCGCAATGCGAAGCTTTTCTTTTGCGCTTGCTGGACCCCATGCCAAGCTTTTCGAAATAAGCAAGGCCCCTGCCGCCCGAATCGTGTTTGGCCTATATCAGATTGATCCAGCAGTAGAAAAGGAAGTGATCTATGAGTAAAGATTCAACGATGCGACGTACTTTACCTTCTGGTGGTACTGGCGGCGTCACGTCTGCCGAAGTGGAATTCAAACAGCACCCGCAAACCTGGCGAGCGGTGATTTCATCGTCGATCGGCAATGCGCTGGAGTGGTTCGATGTCCTGATTTACAGCGCCATGGCGGTCACCATCGCCAAGCTGTTCTTCCCGACCGAGAACCAGACCGTATCGCTGATGATCACCTTTGCTACCTTCGGGGTGGCGTTCTTCATGCGTCCGCTGGGCGCGATCGTCATCGGCTCCTATTCCGATCGCGTGGGCCGCAAGGCCGCACTGACTCTGTCCATCTTGCTGATGATGATCGGCACACTGCTGATCGCCGTCATGCCGACGTATGCGCAAATCGGTTTGTGGGCGCCGGCCGGTATCGTCGTCGCACGCTTGCTGCAAGGCTTTTCCGCCGGTGGAGAGTTCGGCAGCTCGACGGCGTTTCTGGTTGAGCATGCACCGCATCGGCGCGGCTTTTTCTCTAGCTGGCAGGTCGCCAGCCAGGGCCTCAGCATTGTGATGGCCGCCGTTTTTGGCGCGCTCCTGTCGTCGCAGCTCTCTACCGAGCAACTGGAGTCGTGGGGCTGGCGCATTCCCTTCTTCTTCGGCCTGCTGATCGGGCCTGCCGGCTACTACATCCGTAAGAATCTGGACGAGTCGCCCGAATTCGCCCAGGCCGACGCCACCAGCTCACCCCTGCGCGACATCATGACGGGGCAGAAACTGCGTCTGTTGATCGGCGCAGGCAGCGTCATCATGGCGACCGTGTCGGTCTATCTGGTGGTCTACATGCCGACCTATGCCGTCAAGCAACTGGGCATGACCTCTACCGCAGCGTTCAGCGCCACCATTCTGGCGGGCCTGCTCATGCTTTTGCTTTCGCCATTGGTGGGCCATCTGTCTGACAAGTACGGCCGCACGCCGTTCATGTTGTGCAGCAGCGTGCTGTTCGTGCTGGTGACTTATCCGCTGTTCGCCTGGCTGTCGCGCAACCCGAGCTTCGTCAACCTGCTCCTGGTGCAAGGCACCATCGGCCTGCTGATGAGCATGTATTTTGCGGCGATGCCGGCACTGCTGTCGGACATCTTCCCGGTCCAGACACGCGGCTCTGGCATGTCCCTCAGCTACAACATCGGCGTGATGATCTTTGGCGGTTTTGCCGGCATGACGATCACCTGGCTGATCGCCGCCACCGGAAACAAGCTGGCCGTGACCTTCTACGTGATCGTTGGCGCAATGTTCAGCGTGATCGCCACGCTTGCTGCGCGTTACCGGCTGCGTTTGCGCTAGGACCGGTGACTCGCAAGAATTCGAGTTCCTAGGCGCTGCGCCGCAGCCCCGCGCCACCCACTTCGCGCACAAACAGCCGCAGCCGGCCGGCCTTGGCGTCGTGCTTGGCCAGCGCGGCCAGGCTGGCGACTTCGTCTGCGTGGCGGAAGGCGCCGCAACCGACCGGCACCGCGCCTATGGACAGCGTGGTGCACGGGAAGAAGCGCGGCAGGCCTTGCCGGTCTTCACCGTGGATGCCGCCGGCAGCGCGCGCCGCCGGGTCGAACAATGCCAGCGCCTGCTCGGCGAAGTCGTCCACGATGCGCTCGCAGCGCTGGCGCCAGTCCACGCTCTGGAACAGCACCATGAAATCGTCGCCGCCCACATGGCCGACAAAGTCACGCTGCGGGTCGGCATGGGCCACGGACAGGCGCGCGGCCAGGCGGATCATTTCGTCGCCGCGCCAGTAGCCGTAGTGGTCGTTAAAGGGCTTGAAGTCGTTCAAGTCTGCGTGGCAGGCGACGAAGGGCGTGCCGCTGCCCAGCAGGCGCTCGATGTGCAGGTTGATCGGGATGTTGCCAGGCAGGAAGGTCAGCGGGTTGGCGTGGCGCGCGGCCTCTATGCGGGCCTCGGTCACGGAGCGCACCAGTTGCTCGCCCGTGCCCAGGCCGGCGTAGCGGCCTTGCTCGGTGACGATGAAGCCGTCGTTCAGGTAGCGCTGGTCGTGCGAGGTCAGGATGGCGATCAGGTCGTCTATGTCGTCGTCCAGCTCGATCACGCGCGGCGAGCGGTTGGCGTGCGTGATGCAGGGCTTCTTGCCATGCACCTCGCGAAAGTACAGCGTGGCGTAGTGGTCCATGAACTGCTGGCGGTTCACCAGCGCCACCGGGCGGTCGCCTTCCACCAGTGCCACCGCATGCAGCTCGCTGCGCGCGTGGAACAGCGCAGCCAGGTCGTTGTGCGAGGTGTCGGGCGGCAGCGCTGGCGCATCGATCAGCGCCAGGCCGCGCAGCACGCCGGGGCGCGCCGGGCGTTGCGGCAGCATGGGCGGCATGGCGGGGCCGGTGGACAGTGCAATGGTGGCGGCGGCCTCCAGCCGCAACCGTGGCGCCAGCGCCGGGCGGCCCAGCAGGTAGCCCTGGCCGTGCGATATGCCCAGCTCGCGCAGGGCGCGCAGCTCTTCCACCGTCTCTATGCCCTCGGCCACCAGGCGCGTGCCGAAGATGTCGGCAATGCCTTGTATGGCGCGCAGCACCTGCAGCTTCTCGGGGCCGCTGTCTTCCTGCCCCACACCGCGGGTGAAGTACTTGTCGATCTTGACGAAGTCCGGCCGCAGCTCAGACCACACGCGCAAGCTGGAATGGCCGTCGCCAAAGTCGTCCAGCGCCAGCATGGCGCCGCAGGCGTGCACCTGCTGCGCCACAGTGCGCAGCGCTTCCAGGTCGGGCACGCGCTCGTGCTCGGTGATCTCCAGCACCAGTTGGCGCGGGTCCATGCGCACGCCGCGCAGTGTCTCCAGCAGTGCGTCGCGGCCATGCCGCTGCACCGCCTGCACCAGCGCGTCGGCGCCAATGTTCACAAACAGCCTGCCAGTGCCGCAGGCGCGGTGCCACTCGGCCAGCACCGTCTGCAGGCAGAACAGCTCAAAGGCCTGCGCCATGCCGGCGCGCCGCGCCAGGGCCAGCAGTGCGTCGGGCGGGTGCAGGGGCGTGTCGACCGGGCCGCGGATCAGCGCCTCGTGGCCATAGACCGCGCCGGTGCGCAGATCTGCCAGCGGCTGGAACACCGCATGCAACTGGTGGTAGCGCATCAGCCGCGCGAGCACGCGTGCCTCCTTGTGCCTTTGCACAGCGGGCA
It encodes:
- a CDS encoding GntR family transcriptional regulator; the protein is METSSTSTIVDALTRAIVEHRLHPGTKLAEQKLADHFGVSRTLVRQALFQLSQNRLVTLEPARGAFVAAPSADEARQVFAVRRMVEAGMAREFVRGVTPARLKALRAHVALEKAAVDREDVSGRTELLGDFHVRMAELMGNEVLAQLLGDLISRCALITLMYQSSSAAAHSYAEHAEIVKALAARDEDLAVQLMDEHLLHVEQSLVFDRKLPSNDLAKALA
- the puuE gene encoding allantoinase PuuE, producing the protein MTVYDSTLPYPRDLVGYGRNPPQAQWPGQARIAVQFVLNYEEGGENATLHGDAGSEQFLSEMANPPSFPDRHLSMEGIYEYGSRVGVWRILREFEKRGLPLTVFGVGMALQRHPELTQAFVELGHEIACHGWRWIHYQGVDEATERQHLLLGLDTIQKMTGTRPLGWYTGRDSPRTRRLVADEGSTLYDSDYYGDDLPFWMKVQKSDGTSVPRLVVPYTLDTNDMRFALPQGFSQSDDFFTYLRDSFDALYAEGAESPKMLSVGMHCRLLGRPGRIVALQKFLDHIARHDRVWVCRRIDIARHWQAVHPYSESA
- the xdhC gene encoding xanthine dehydrogenase accessory protein XdhC encodes the protein MLEQLAQEPAVLVRVESTQGSVPREAGTWMAVFADSLVGTIGGGRLEFDAIDEARARLATAQPAESRRYALGPSLGQCCGGVVHLRYQRVAAPDVPALRQQLRAPQHPLALFGGGHVGAALTRVLAPLPFALTWIDSRDGIFPTDTPEDVACEHSDPVQAAVPGLAAGSHVLVMSFSHAEDLDIVAACLLRQRALGDLRFIGLIGSKTKWATFRHRLEMRGFTDAELAQVTCPIGVPGIHGKEPEVIAVAVAAQLLQLVSTSGDG
- a CDS encoding methyl-accepting chemotaxis protein, whose product is MSPVSEPRFSTSAAGEAALRVIGRRADQLLLAVLALGTGVALWLGLVYGRPGTALAWGLPLLGGALLAYLLAAGRLWARMAMALAGVGLVGLQIQLAMGALEYHFGVFVLLAFLLAYRDWRPIVFAAALVAVHHIAFDRLQLAGLPFYCLSEPDFGRILVHAAFVVVQTGVEIFMAQRMRADALESAELQALCALDASGELSLDVHAVAVCSPSGVALRRALLQLDAAVAAVHQAAESVSAATLQIATGNQDLSRRTERTASHLQEAAASMEQLDGAVQHSAQEATVARELAAAASQMAGQCGQVVSQVVSTMDAIHDSAQRIADIVGVIDGIAFQTNILALNAAVEAARAGTQGRGFAVVAAEVRALAQRSAQAAHEVRGLIAASLERADRGTQLVADAGRSMGEVVGSAQRVSEMVGGISQAVAGQSGDIGRVSHSVLQLDRMTQQNAALVEQSAAAADSLTQQAARLLQVVGSFKFRHLEEGNAGGKSVAGRAPGLALR
- a CDS encoding 8-oxoguanine deaminase, whose amino-acid sequence is MSTLLVRNASCVASMDDARREWRDASVFIRGNVVEAIGPAADLPQSADEVIDARGHLVVPGLVNTHHHMYQSLTRAIPAVQDAELFSWLRGLYPIWAGLTPEMVRVSTQVAMAELLLSGCTTSSDHLYLYPNGVRLDDSIEAAAAIGMRFTAARGSMSVGQSQGGLPPDALVEAEDAILRDTQRLIEQHHNAAHGAMLQIAVAPCSPFSVSRDLMRESAALARAHGVRLHTHLAENDHDIAYSREKFNRTPAEYAEDLGWVGRDVWHAHCVKLDEAGIRLFARSKTGVAHCPCSNMRLASGIAPVRRMLDAGVPVGLGVDGSASNDGAHMLGEARQAMLLARVGRALEPFGCDHGAAEMTARDALALATRGGAEVLGRTDIGHLAPGMCADLALFDLRTLAFAGGALHDPVGALLLCASAQAAWTVVNGRVVVREGQLATLELAPLVQRHNALALQLAMG
- a CDS encoding urate hydroxylase PuuD, which codes for MDSYLLDWANLLLRWVHVITAIAWVGSSFYFVFLDSSLTPPEDPELKRQGATGELWAVHGGGFYHPVKFAVKPPQLPPHLHWFFWESYSTWLTGFSLFTVSYLWNASTYLIDKSLMDWQPGAAISVALAFLVVFWMLYDGICQLFGHRKNGDKIVGALVALLVCAAAWLACHWFAGRAAFLLVGAMIATSMSANVFFWIIPGQKKVIAAIKAGQPVDPVHGQRGKQRSVHNTYFTLPVLFAMLSNHYSFTYSHPQNWLVLILMMFAGAAIRQFFVMRHGWKLGRNRHPLPYALVGVAVIVGTIVWMKPPPSATVSIAGSPGAIRAKPVFYAEVQRVLEQRCYLCHGAAMQMKNVRLDSPDQLKLHAPAVYQQAVLTKTMPMNNATHITDEERALIGRWFLGGANTQ
- the uraH gene encoding hydroxyisourate hydrolase, whose product is MGLSTHVLDTMHGCPAAGMAVALYTTEGDSATLVKRLVLNKDGRTDGPLYSDGDLRAGTYRLEFDVEAYFAARGVALPQPNFLGKVKLDFGVADTRQHYHVPLLVSPWSYSTYRGS